The following coding sequences are from one Musa acuminata AAA Group cultivar baxijiao chromosome BXJ1-6, Cavendish_Baxijiao_AAA, whole genome shotgun sequence window:
- the LOC135676227 gene encoding secoisolariciresinol dehydrogenase-like, which yields MTTASTRSPMANCSAVAATLGRRLEGKVAVVTGGAAGAGEATARLFVHHGAKVVIADIRDELGLSVAASIGTDDVITYVHCDVAKEEDVGSAVDLAVAKYGGLDIMFNNAAIIDRNRPRITDVDIADFDRVLGVNVTGVFNGIKHAARVMVAAAAAGRQRRPGGSIINNGSVGSVIGGVAPHAYIASKHAVVGLTRSAAAELGQHGIRVNCISPFAYATALACDFIHMDAERLEEWIGGVSNLKGPVLRAEDVAHAAVYLGSDESGYVSGHNFVIDGGFTTANNAFGLFKQ from the exons ATGACTACAGCATCAACAAGATCTCCAATGGCTAATTGCAGCGCGGTTGCAGCTACACTTGGGAGGAG gCTGGAAGGAAAGGTTGCGGTCGTTACTGGCGGAGCTGCCGGGGCCGGCGAGGCAACCGCCAGGCTCTTCGTTCACCATGGAGCGAAGGTGGTGATCGCTGACATCCGGGATGAGCTGGGCCTGTCCGTCGCGGCCAGCATCGGCACGGACGACGTGATCACCTACGTGCACTGCGACGTGGCCAAGGAGGAGGATGTCGGGAGCGCCGTCGACCTGGCCGTCGCCAAGTACGGCGGCCTCGACATCATGTTCAACAACGCCGCCATCATCGACCGCAACCGTCCAAGGATCACGGACGTCGACATCGCTGACTTCGACCGGGTGCTGGGCGTGAACGTGACCGGGGTGTTCAACGGGATAAAGCACGCGGCGCGTGTCATGGTGGCGGCGGCCGCGGCCGGGCGGCAACGGCGGCCCGGGGGGAGCATCATCAACAACGGGAGCGTGGGGTCGGTGATCGGAGGGGTGGCGCCTCACGCGTACATCGCGTCGAAGCATGCGGTGGTGGGGCTGACGAGGAGCGCCGCGGCGGAGCTGGGGCAGCACGGGATCCGGGTGAACTGCATCTCGCCCTTCGCGTACGCCACGGCGCTGGCCTGCGACTTCATCCACATGGACGCCGAGCGCTTGGAGGAGTGGATCGGCGGGGTCAGCAACCTCAAGGGACCGGTGCTGAGGGCGGAGGACGTGGCACACGCCGCAGTCTACCTGGGGAGCGACGAGTCCGGGTATGTAAGCGGCCACAACTTCGTCATCGACGGCGGCTTCACCACCGCGAACAATGCCTTTGGTCTATTCAAGCAGTGA